A window of Strigops habroptila isolate Jane chromosome 5, bStrHab1.2.pri, whole genome shotgun sequence genomic DNA:
ATTGTTGAGTGACCCCCCGTCTGTTCCTGATAAACTTCAATcacatcttcctcctccatccccagctgtaagaacagaaaaaaacagcatgTAATTGTTATAAATCTGGTGTACTGAATTCAGAGTAGGTCCTACACAAGTAATAAAAGGGTTTGTTCCTCTCTCCCATCATAATTCATCAAAGGGGTGAAAAAAATTTCAGTCACCATCTCGCTAGCCAACACTCATGATTTTAGtccttttccttcagccttACACATCTCAAAGAAAAACCCTTATCAGTGAAGCTGAAATCCACTTGTGGAGCAGTACACATCAGCCTGGAAGTGGCTAGCTCTACCTTTCCCTAAATCCCTTCTCAGGCAACAGATGCACAGGAACATAACCATCATCATAGTGAATGCATGAGCTGTACAGCCACAGGAATTATATATAGCACACCACTAGCTCAACAAAACAGCTAAGACCTACAGCCTGAAACTCAAAGCCTGGTTACGACTGCTCTCTTGAAGAGGGTAACTTGTTCAATTTCATGGTACACGTTTGATTTTTCAGGTCATTATTATAAgtatttcttcctgctttgttgTAACAATTAGTGGCAGACACTAGACAGCAGAAGTGATCAGTTTTCTGGTTATTTACACTTTGATCTAATAAATGtgaattaaatacatatttattccCAAGTCACACTGAAGTTCTAGCTCAACAACTAGGACATTCCCtgaagttttttttaatttctctttggtAAGCAGTGACTATACCCTCCCTTCTGAGACACGAAGGTCCAACCAATCTCTTTCTCAGCTGCATACTGGCCTTGTTAAAGATCCTAGGTTAGACAAATATATTCTACAGTCTACAGACAAATATAGTCAGAGTATACTTGACTAAATATAGTCCAAAAAGTTGGctatatttaaagaaacacttcAATTCTGGTTAACAGTCTAGCAGAACAGAGCAACTAACCAATTTGATATTTAGTTTCTCCAGTGAACTATGCAGCACTTTTTCTAGAAAGGAACTCACCTCCTTGGGGGTATGATTATCAGTAATTCTCTGACCCTCGAAAAGGAACCTGAGTGAATTCATTGGAACAccctaaaaaaaagaaacagatgtacaagaaaaaaacaaaacaaaacaaaaccttattGAAACTTGTCTGGgtttacaagaaaaacatttttaataaaagcaacaCATGTGAAAGtcaaaaaagaaagtgttagTTCCTGTTACACAGCGAGCTCAGCTATTCTGTTGCAACCACGTAAACTACAAAGAAGTGACTTAAGGAGCATGATAGTGCTAAAATATGTGTTTATTCCAAAGTCTCATTGGAGTTCTATCTCAACAACTTGGAATTTTACTTAGGTTCCCCCCACCATCtttgtttatttataattaCTGACTACACCCTCCCTTCCAAGACACTATAGATGAAGGCCCAGTTTTTTCTGAACTGCACATCAGCCTTATTAAAGATGCTAAGACAAGAGGAGGAATGCGATGTTTACTTCATGAACTCCTATCTTTGCTTTCCCAATCTTTTGTCACCACGGGAAGGAATAGAAACCTCTGCCATTATCACTTCTGCAAAAGCTCTACACTGAGGACaagaaagagcagagctgagggagaggaaaaggaacaagatTCAAACAAGGAGAACGGAGCACCGCTGCGGTAAATTAAGTTGCAGCATGTCTGTGGCACAGTGTGCCTGCGTCATGGCAGAATACCATACTTCATCTCAACAGATGAGGCAAACatgtcatctttttcttctctctcaagTTGTGAGCAAAACAAACGCAAGTGGAATATGACCAGTCTTGTGCATCAACTAGATTTCAGAAGCACTGCTTGCAAATAACTAGGcagaaaaatacacaagaaaGAACAGTTCTTCATGCTGTTCCAACAATCCTCTCTGGTCATGCTCCTGGTCCCTTTACCAGTGAAAGGCTACCTGACACCCAAAACCAGACTGACTACTCATGAAGGAAATCACAGACTTTCCAGAACTCGGCCCAGAGATAGATATCCCTGTATTCATTCAAACaattatttctctcttaaaaaaaaaaaaaaagaattccacTCATATTCATTTTCATCAGTCAGTGAGACTGCTGCATTAATTATTTCCAAGAACTTAATTCAAGTTTTCCAAGTTAATCACAATTTTAATCATTTAGATTCCACTACAAAGATACTTGGTGTTtaatcctttctttcctcctatTTCAAGAGGATAGGATAAATAACCCATTCTCCAAAAGACTTCAATTGAAAAGTTCAACTTGTCTTAAGGTATTAAGAAAACTCCCAAAATATTTGTTACGATTGTATCTCCTGAAGTGAACTCCAACACAATTACTcaagaaaaaaccacacaagGCATCTATCCCCAAAGCTGGAGGTAAACTAGGCCAGGGCTCCTGGAAATAGCAGCAGTGAATCCACAATATCTACCACAGAATCTGGAGATATATTTTTGTTCCATAACAGTAGTTACTATTTACCTACATCCACAATTAATGTTGCAGATTTCTTTAACTTTGGGCATAACAGCTAGTGTTAATCAATTACCATATCAATGGCTGTAACAATGCCTAAGGTGGCTCTCATCCTGAACTGCTGTATTCTACAGCTTTAGGGGAATTTCACTTGGAGGTGGGAGATTTTACAGGAAATATAAATGCGTGCccaggcattttaaaatgtaacttcTGCGTCTTCTGAGCAGCCACTACATGTTTTCAAACAGTAACTTAACTACGAAATTCACAACTATCTTAAACAGAAATACCTTTACTTGTCAGAAGAAATGAGGAGATCCATTGTATCTGTACTGtcagatacctttttttttttttctggtaactAGACAGGATCTTGACTGTCTCAACAAATGTCTTTATTTGAAAGAACAGTGAGAAAAGTAAAGCTAAAGTGCTTggctttttaattctcttttaaagAGAGTGTCATTGTTTCACAAACCTGTCTTTGACAGTATGATTCTTTGAGTTTCTTGAGGTGTGTTGTCATTTTCACCTTGAAGTGAATTTCACTGCTGTCctaagaacaggaaagaaaaaagttactcTATTTGTAGTAATTGCTTGTTTTATCAATGCTGATTTTAAGACTTCCATTAAGAAAAACTTATGTAAAACTAAAACAGAATGCAGTTTAACTATCACCATGCATACCTCAGTACATCATAACATGAACCTCCAGGATGATTTATCAGTCACTAAATTCATCATACACTTCCACAGAAAGCtcaattttaaaacagatggCATAGTATAGCCTTAGGCTCACTGTGGAGGTTTTTGATTTACAAGtacaaaaaaacatttatggTTCAGTCTGTGCTTCCATCTTTACCCAGCTGATGTACTTATGAAACACAAACATACATATGCAGGGGACTTCTGCTCGAAGATTCCAAAATAGACAAGTTAAAGCTTGCACttcaaaatacatacaaaacCTCTTTCAATCAGAGTAATTATCTAGAAGTTAGGATGAAGGCAGACTTGGCAACACACCACTAACTTAAGGAGAAATCTCAGGTCTCATTATGTAGCTCTTCCTACCAGCTACAAGATAGTAATAACTGCAACTGTGAAAATGGCTACAGATAAAACACTCTGCAAGACATTCTGTGCAAAAAGCATGTGGGTCACTTCAGCTTTTGAATGTGTTCTCACTATTGCCAATTAAAGCAGCAACAGGTAAGCTAGTTTGAGTTAGTCCTACTTTAAGTCATGTGTCTCCAGTAAAAATAGCACAGCAATCATGCTAATACTCCAATAAACAATACTGAGTTAAGTCATATGAGCTATAAAGGTTCTTTGCACAGAAGGACTTCTGTTCAAGAAGGATCTCAGCATTCACATTCCAACACAACATGAATTCAGATTTATAATCCACCATTCGCATCTGCCAACATGCTAGCATCCAACAGAATCCTCTTCCTATCCCTGTCCAAGAAAGTTGACCTCACGCTTAGTGTACTACATGAACTCTGAAGACCTGAACTTATCAATTTTGCAACATGTTTTATTCATATCCTTGGATAAATTAATCCCTCAATATATCAGGTCCTCTTGTGGTAAGACTGGGGTCACACTGACCAAATCCTGAGTCATAAGGATAAATTACTCaagctttaagaaaacaaaacatcacaaacccaaacaaacaaaacaacaataaaaaaaccctacaaaacaACCAAACTAACAGAGTATACTAACACAGCTTACTGGCAATTGATAAGTAGCTTATGGCAGTGGAGGATCCacactgaagaactgaaaataccaactttcatttgtttgtttctacaATACAAAAACTCATGCCTCCAACAAATGTCAACAAGTAATTATGTAAAAACTCACCTGCCCAATGACTTTGAGTTTAATGTATTCCCCTTCTTTCTTATCTCCTAAGTCCTCAGCTGAAGGTTTTGcttcctgaaagaaaaccattaaaaaaaacagttcaACACTTTGTTATTTTCACTGGACAGCATGGCAGCTGTCATCCCCTTTATTATTCAGACTACGCAAGGCACcttatttcttcccttctgtgtGTGGAAATAATAGCATCATAGTATTATGAAAAGGCTACCTGTCTGTGAAGTTCAATTAATGACGGAAGAGAAACACTGTGAAGAACATAAGAGATGCAAAAATGATAAGCATGGTCTTATACCACTAACTCCTAGTCAACAAACAGactgcaaaaaagaaatacaggaagtGTACCAAGAAGGTCAGATATTTGACAGATAAAAGAACATCACAAGGAGAGTAAACCAAAAGCATTTGTGACACCCTGTCAGTGCAAAGAGAGTGaaccaaacaaacatttttcagtcTACTGCATCAACAGCAGTCACTATTTTCAAAAGGTTGGTCCGTCACCATTTTTTCTATGGCAACACCCCAACATTAAGTAACAGCTTCCTTCCAGCATGCTTGTTTTAAGAACGCAATTCCTAAAAGTTTCAGTTCTACGAACTATACTGTTTTGATATCTTTCCAGGATAAGAATTAATTGTACAGACAAGTTTGATTCACTTGATTCATTGAGCACTACAGCTCAGCAAAAGGGTTTAAGTG
This region includes:
- the SUMO1 gene encoding small ubiquitin-related modifier 1 isoform X1, whose amino-acid sequence is MSDQEAKPSAEDLGDKKEGEYIKLKVIGQDSSEIHFKVKMTTHLKKLKESYCQRQGVPMNSLRFLFEGQRITDNHTPKELGMEEEDVIEVYQEQTGGHSTI
- the SUMO1 gene encoding small ubiquitin-related modifier 1 isoform X2 — translated: MSDQEAKPSAEDLGDKKEGEYIKLKVIGQDSSEIHFKVKMTTHLKKLKESYCQRQGVPMNSLRFLFEGQRITDNHTPKEVRAFQARRL